Proteins from a genomic interval of Stenotrophomonas maltophilia R551-3:
- a CDS encoding PAS domain-containing sensor histidine kinase, translating to MSDSGESRKVVRIVAPFGRDADSIAAVLEGAGLATRIAGNLEELAEHLDDRTGLVVVTQEALVRGTDGMLPALQQQPAWSDIPFILLRSARSYRRSTREELLPVAINVVEMDRPLGSMSLISAVQGALRARDKQFLVRDQMAALADGRAALARSETELRLIADAMPVLIAFVDRSMCFRFANRAYESWFDLATGEVIGRHVREVIGESVWQQRRAAMERALDGQAALFEITWPHPLRGRRDCEVRYSPRTDTDGRVDGFHVFVTDITAAKLALSNSQQHAHALEAMVAERTRELEAQMAAREASEAALRQSQKMEAIGQLTGGIAHDFNNMLTGILSALDIVRLRLEMGRVDDLERFLDTATTSAQRAAALTQRLLAFSRRQSLDARPVEINTLLVSVQHLLHSTIGETVRLRTETCPVPLHATLDANQFESAVLNLAINARDAMPDGGELILRTAEADVHAGQYPAVPAGHYAVVAVADTGAGMAPEVVERAFEPFFTTKPIGKGTGLGMSMVYGFMQQSGGHIAIESRLGEGTTISLFIPLVEAAASETAAAPAKAIRLGAGQSILVVEDDEQVRMLVTVVLEDLGYQAQVVGDADAALPILTSDQCIDLLITDVGLPGLNGRQLAEIARHSRPTLPVLFMTGYAEKAQERSSFLDAGMAMIAKPFLLDEFSAAVRTAMPETAGGNP from the coding sequence ATGTCCGATAGCGGTGAGAGCCGCAAGGTTGTCCGCATCGTGGCGCCGTTTGGACGCGATGCCGACAGCATTGCGGCGGTACTGGAGGGGGCAGGGCTGGCAACGCGCATCGCGGGGAACCTGGAGGAACTGGCCGAGCATCTGGATGATCGCACCGGCCTGGTGGTGGTGACCCAGGAAGCGTTGGTGCGCGGCACCGATGGCATGCTGCCTGCCTTGCAGCAGCAACCGGCCTGGTCGGATATCCCGTTCATCCTGCTGCGCTCGGCGCGGTCGTACCGCCGTTCCACCCGTGAGGAACTGTTGCCAGTTGCGATCAACGTGGTGGAGATGGACCGGCCGCTTGGCAGCATGTCCCTGATCAGTGCTGTCCAGGGCGCACTGCGGGCCCGTGACAAGCAGTTCCTCGTGCGCGATCAGATGGCGGCATTGGCGGACGGGCGGGCCGCACTGGCCCGCAGTGAAACCGAGTTGCGCCTGATCGCCGATGCGATGCCGGTGCTGATCGCCTTCGTTGATCGTTCGATGTGCTTCCGTTTCGCCAACCGGGCCTATGAGTCCTGGTTCGATCTCGCCACCGGTGAGGTGATCGGCAGGCACGTTCGCGAAGTGATCGGCGAATCCGTATGGCAGCAGCGCAGGGCGGCGATGGAGCGCGCGCTGGACGGCCAAGCGGCGCTCTTCGAGATCACCTGGCCGCATCCACTACGCGGCCGGCGCGACTGCGAAGTGCGTTACTCGCCGCGCACCGACACCGACGGCCGGGTCGACGGATTCCACGTCTTCGTTACCGATATCACCGCCGCCAAGCTGGCCCTGAGCAACAGCCAGCAGCACGCACATGCACTGGAGGCCATGGTGGCCGAGCGCACGCGTGAGCTGGAAGCGCAGATGGCTGCACGCGAGGCCAGCGAGGCCGCCCTGCGGCAGTCGCAGAAGATGGAAGCGATCGGCCAGTTGACCGGTGGCATCGCGCACGATTTCAACAACATGCTGACTGGCATCCTGTCCGCGCTGGACATCGTGCGCCTGCGCCTGGAGATGGGCCGGGTGGATGATCTGGAGCGTTTCCTGGATACGGCCACCACCTCGGCGCAGCGTGCCGCCGCATTGACCCAGCGCCTGCTCGCGTTCTCGCGCAGGCAGTCGCTGGACGCGCGGCCGGTGGAGATCAACACGTTGCTGGTATCGGTGCAGCACCTGTTGCACAGCACGATCGGGGAGACGGTGCGGCTGCGTACCGAGACCTGTCCGGTGCCGCTGCACGCCACGCTGGATGCCAACCAGTTCGAAAGTGCGGTGCTGAACCTGGCCATCAATGCTCGCGACGCGATGCCTGATGGCGGCGAGCTGATCCTGCGCACTGCGGAAGCAGATGTGCATGCAGGCCAGTATCCGGCAGTGCCGGCAGGGCACTATGCGGTGGTGGCAGTCGCCGACACGGGCGCCGGCATGGCGCCGGAAGTCGTCGAGCGCGCATTCGAGCCTTTCTTCACCACCAAGCCCATCGGCAAGGGAACCGGGCTGGGCATGTCGATGGTGTATGGCTTCATGCAGCAGTCCGGTGGTCACATCGCGATCGAATCGCGCCTGGGTGAGGGCACCACCATTTCCCTGTTCATTCCACTGGTGGAGGCCGCGGCCAGCGAAACGGCGGCCGCTCCGGCCAAAGCCATCCGGCTCGGCGCTGGCCAGTCGATCCTGGTGGTCGAGGATGATGAGCAGGTACGCATGCTGGTCACGGTGGTGCTCGAGGACCTGGGGTACCAGGCCCAGGTGGTGGGCGATGCGGACGCCGCGCTTCCGATCCTGACTTCGGACCAGTGCATCGATCTGTTGATTACCGACGTCGGCCTGCCTGGGCTCAATGGCCGCCAGCTCGCCGAGATAGCCCGTCACTCGCGGCCGACTTTGCCAGTACTGTTCATGACCGGCTACGCGGAGAAGGCGCAGGAGCGCTCGTCCTTCCTCGATGCGGGCATGGCGATGATCGCCAAGCCGTTCCTGCTTGACGAGTTCAGTGCAGCGGTTCGCACCGCGATGCCTGAAACGGCAGGTGGCAATCCGTAG
- a CDS encoding ABC transporter ATP-binding protein has protein sequence MLKIDSLSKTYANGVHALNNVSLDIPRGMFGLLGPNGAGKSSLMRTLSTLQEADSGSAILTIPGEAPIDVLRDKDAVRRRLGYLPQDFGVYPKVSALDLLEHFAVLKGLTQRAQRREVVDGLLQQVNLWDARKRKLGTYSGGMRQRFGIAQALLGDPRLVIVDEPTAGLDPEERNRFLNLLAAIGENVAVILSTHIVEDVTDLCPTMAIMNKGQVLLTGRPAEAIDALQQQVWRKQVDPSELADHEARYVVLSTRLVGGRPVIHVHSANDPGDGFAAVAPDLEDVYFQRLRLQARARAAA, from the coding sequence ATGCTGAAGATCGATTCACTGTCCAAGACGTACGCCAACGGCGTGCACGCGCTCAACAATGTCAGCCTGGACATCCCGCGCGGCATGTTCGGCCTGCTCGGCCCGAACGGCGCTGGCAAGTCGTCGCTGATGCGCACGCTGTCCACCCTGCAGGAGGCCGACAGCGGTTCGGCGATCCTCACCATTCCCGGCGAAGCACCGATCGACGTGCTGCGCGACAAGGACGCGGTGCGCCGCCGGCTGGGCTACCTGCCGCAGGATTTCGGCGTGTACCCGAAGGTCAGCGCACTGGACCTGCTGGAGCATTTCGCGGTGCTCAAGGGCCTGACCCAGCGCGCGCAGCGCCGCGAGGTGGTCGATGGCCTGCTGCAGCAGGTGAACCTGTGGGACGCACGCAAGCGCAAGCTCGGCACGTACTCGGGCGGCATGCGCCAGCGCTTCGGCATTGCCCAGGCACTGCTCGGTGACCCGCGGCTGGTGATCGTCGACGAGCCCACCGCCGGCCTCGACCCCGAGGAACGCAACCGCTTCCTCAACCTGCTGGCGGCCATCGGCGAGAACGTGGCGGTGATCCTGTCCACCCACATCGTCGAAGACGTGACCGACCTGTGCCCCACCATGGCGATCATGAACAAGGGCCAGGTACTGCTGACCGGCCGCCCCGCCGAAGCCATCGATGCCCTGCAGCAGCAGGTCTGGCGCAAGCAGGTCGACCCTTCGGAACTGGCCGACCACGAGGCGCGCTACGTGGTGCTGTCGACCCGTCTGGTCGGAGGCCGCCCGGTGATCCACGTGCACAGTGCCAACGATCCCGGCGACGGCTTCGCGGCGGTGGCTCCCGACCTCGAGGACGTCTACTTCCAGCGCCTGCGCCTGCAGGCCCGTGCCCGCGCGGCAGCCTGA
- a CDS encoding ATPase domain-containing protein, translated as MQAYMRTVTGVEGLDSILGGGLPQARLYLLEGPPGSGKTTLSLQFLLEGLRRGERCLYITLSETAEELREVAAAHGWSLDGLHLFELGSAEGAMGNGRLQSVLHSWEMELDETVNLIMSKVDSIGPTRVVFDSLSELRLLAQDSLRYRRQILALKQFFAPKSATVILVDDLTSTGEERDGQLHSLCHGVLSLERLTLDFGPARRRMQVQKLRGVDFIAGYHDMVIRRGGLEIFPRLIASEHHDRFVGSPVSSGVDEIDRLLGGGPLRGTSTLLTGPAGSGKTNVALQYVWAACERGERCCIFEFDERIGTLLARASALDIDLDKHLHSGLLEILQMDPAEVSPGEFSWNLRKVVEQRNCSVLVIDSLNGYVTAMPQEKQLMLQLHEMLSYLNQKGVATFLINPQHGLVGTMSTGSLNVSYIADAVVLFRFFEAKGRIRKAISVIKNRGGAHEDTIRELKIDGRGITVSAPLADFQGILTGTPEFVGDSAALLGQSDVR; from the coding sequence ATGCAGGCGTACATGCGGACTGTTACCGGAGTAGAGGGACTGGACAGCATTCTTGGTGGCGGACTTCCGCAGGCGCGGCTGTATCTGCTGGAAGGACCACCGGGTTCCGGCAAGACCACGTTGTCGCTTCAGTTCCTGCTGGAAGGCCTGCGGCGGGGCGAACGCTGCCTGTACATCACCTTGTCCGAGACCGCCGAGGAACTGCGCGAAGTCGCCGCTGCCCATGGCTGGTCGCTGGATGGCCTACACCTGTTCGAACTGGGATCGGCTGAAGGCGCAATGGGCAACGGTCGCCTGCAGTCGGTGCTGCATTCGTGGGAAATGGAGCTGGACGAGACGGTCAATCTGATCATGTCCAAGGTGGACAGCATTGGGCCCACCCGCGTGGTGTTCGATTCGTTGTCCGAACTGCGCCTGCTGGCCCAGGACTCTCTGCGCTACCGGCGCCAGATCCTTGCGTTGAAGCAGTTCTTCGCACCCAAGAGCGCTACGGTGATCCTGGTCGATGACCTGACCTCTACCGGCGAAGAGCGCGATGGGCAGTTGCACAGCCTGTGCCACGGCGTGCTGTCGCTGGAACGCCTGACCCTGGATTTTGGTCCGGCCCGGCGCCGCATGCAGGTGCAGAAGCTGCGCGGTGTGGATTTCATTGCGGGCTACCACGATATGGTGATCCGTCGTGGTGGGCTCGAGATTTTTCCCCGCTTGATCGCCTCCGAGCACCACGACCGGTTCGTGGGTTCGCCGGTGAGCAGTGGCGTCGACGAGATCGATCGCCTGCTGGGCGGGGGTCCCCTGCGCGGGACCTCGACCCTGTTGACCGGTCCCGCTGGCAGCGGCAAGACCAACGTCGCCCTGCAATACGTGTGGGCGGCCTGCGAACGTGGCGAACGCTGCTGCATCTTCGAGTTCGACGAGCGCATCGGCACCTTGCTGGCGCGTGCATCTGCGCTGGACATCGACCTTGACAAGCATCTGCACTCGGGCCTGCTGGAGATCCTGCAGATGGATCCGGCCGAGGTGTCGCCGGGTGAGTTCTCCTGGAACCTGCGCAAGGTGGTAGAGCAGCGCAACTGCAGTGTGCTGGTGATCGACAGCCTGAACGGCTATGTCACGGCAATGCCACAGGAAAAGCAGCTGATGCTGCAGCTGCACGAGATGTTGTCCTACCTCAACCAGAAGGGTGTAGCGACGTTCCTGATCAATCCGCAGCATGGCCTGGTGGGCACCATGTCCACTGGCAGTCTCAATGTGTCCTATATCGCCGATGCGGTGGTGCTGTTCCGGTTCTTCGAGGCCAAGGGGCGCATCCGCAAAGCCATTTCGGTGATCAAGAACCGCGGCGGTGCGCACGAGGACACCATCCGTGAGTTGAAGATCGACGGGCGTGGCATCACCGTCAGTGCGCCGTTGGCAGACTTCCAGGGCATCCTGACCGGAACACCCGAATTCGTGGGTGACAGCGCGGCGCTGCTGGGCCAGTCCGATGTCCGATAG
- a CDS encoding ABC transporter permease/M1 family aminopeptidase has translation MILNFFRFELREQLRSPLLWLLAALFALLAFAAASSDAVQIGGGSGNVHSNAPTVIAQMLGIFTLLGMLVSALFVSNALLRDFELGTAELIFASPVKRRDYLAGRIAAALAAGLLVYIVIAFGLWLAPFMPWVDPERMGPISWQGYAWTFAVIVIPNLLFTTALLSLLAALTRSILWVYIGLVAYLVLYGASAALLRDIDNTWIAVLSEPLGMRALGRTIRYWSTAERNSGIPELAGYLLANRTLWLGVAAALFAATFALFRTERSGSGRRRWGRRQAQPVADAGAVRPTRATLPRVVPAFTTTTAWQQFLRQVRFDTRGVLRSVPFIVLLVLGLANFLPSALFRQTLYGTSIWPVTSQMIMGLQGAFSWLLVIIVLFFAGELVWKERSARINEVTDAMPVPNWVPLLAKFTALLAVIVCFQAAGALAAMGVQLTKGYTHLEPLLYLRSLALDSVVYILMGGLALVLQVLTNNKFVGYALLIVVMIGQGVLGLLDYTQNLYNFGSWPIAPYSDMNGYGHFLPGQLAFQGYWALFLLTLMCLASAFWVRGVSQGLRQRLALAGRRLRGPTGAFAALAALAFIGVGGWLYWSTNIRNEFLSPDQQLDLQARYERELSKYRNLPQPRIVAVDNRVDVFPETQSMVIDANWTVRNTHAVPIQEVHVSMGDDKQLVAADLGGQTLSMHDADLGYRIYRLATPLQPGESRSVHFRVVQRPNGITAGQAPSNIVDNGTFFNSRVLPSFGYNEGAEISDRNERRKRDLGEPRRMPKLEDEAARANTYISNDADWLDFRTTVCTAPDQVALAPGYLQHETTVNGRRCFSYAMDRPMLNFYAYLSARWEVRRAKYKDLPIEVYFDPAHGYNVDRMIEAVQKSLAYYEANFTPYQHRQVRIIEFPGYARFAQSFANTIPYSEAIGFIADLRDPDKVDYVFYVTAHEIAHQWWAHQVIGANVQGATVLSESLSQYSALMVMEQEYGRQHMRQFLKRELDGYLSGRGGEAIEEQPLERVENQQYIHYQKGSLVFYRLREEIGEQALNRALKRFLQDKGYQQPPYTTSRELLDYIRAETPADRQQLVTDLFEKISFYDNRVMTASARKRDDGRYDVTLDLHAAKQYADGKGKESDGTMDDWVEIGVFANGPSGKERDQKVLYLQRHHITSAAPKITVTVDEKPDEAGFDPYNKLIDRVSDDNRRKVTM, from the coding sequence ATGATTCTCAACTTCTTCCGCTTCGAGCTGCGCGAGCAGCTGCGTTCTCCACTGCTGTGGCTGCTGGCCGCGCTGTTCGCCCTGCTTGCCTTCGCGGCCGCCTCCAGCGATGCGGTACAGATCGGTGGTGGCAGCGGCAACGTGCACAGCAACGCGCCCACCGTGATCGCGCAGATGCTGGGCATCTTCACCCTGCTCGGCATGCTGGTCAGCGCCCTTTTCGTCAGCAACGCGCTGCTGCGTGACTTCGAACTGGGCACCGCCGAGCTGATCTTCGCCAGCCCGGTGAAGCGCCGCGACTACCTGGCAGGGCGCATCGCTGCCGCCCTGGCCGCCGGCTTGCTGGTCTACATCGTGATTGCATTTGGCCTGTGGCTGGCGCCGTTCATGCCGTGGGTCGATCCCGAACGCATGGGCCCGATCAGCTGGCAGGGCTATGCGTGGACGTTCGCAGTCATCGTCATCCCGAACCTGTTGTTCACCACCGCACTGCTGTCGCTGCTGGCAGCCCTGACCCGTTCGATCCTGTGGGTCTACATCGGCCTGGTGGCCTACCTGGTGCTGTACGGCGCCAGCGCGGCCCTGCTGCGCGACATCGACAACACCTGGATCGCGGTGCTGAGCGAACCGCTGGGCATGCGCGCACTGGGCCGCACCATCCGCTACTGGTCCACCGCCGAGCGCAACAGCGGAATTCCCGAGCTGGCCGGCTACCTGCTGGCCAACCGCACCCTGTGGCTGGGCGTGGCCGCCGCGCTGTTCGCCGCCACCTTCGCGTTGTTCCGCACCGAACGCAGCGGCAGTGGCCGTCGGCGCTGGGGCCGCAGGCAGGCGCAACCGGTTGCCGATGCCGGCGCCGTCCGCCCCACCCGCGCAACGCTGCCGCGCGTGGTGCCGGCGTTCACTACCACCACGGCGTGGCAGCAGTTCCTGCGCCAGGTCCGCTTCGATACACGCGGCGTTCTGCGCAGCGTGCCGTTCATCGTGCTGCTGGTGCTGGGCCTGGCCAACTTCCTGCCCAGCGCGCTGTTCCGGCAGACGCTGTATGGCACCTCGATCTGGCCGGTCACTTCGCAGATGATCATGGGCCTGCAGGGTGCCTTCAGCTGGCTGCTGGTGATCATCGTGCTGTTCTTCGCCGGTGAACTGGTCTGGAAGGAACGCAGCGCGCGCATCAACGAGGTGACCGATGCCATGCCGGTGCCGAACTGGGTGCCGCTGCTGGCCAAGTTCACCGCGCTGCTGGCGGTGATCGTCTGCTTCCAGGCGGCCGGCGCGCTGGCGGCGATGGGCGTGCAGCTGACCAAGGGCTACACCCACCTGGAGCCGCTGCTGTACCTGCGCAGCCTGGCGCTGGATTCGGTGGTCTACATCCTGATGGGCGGCCTGGCGCTGGTGCTGCAGGTGCTGACCAACAACAAGTTCGTCGGCTACGCGCTGCTGATCGTGGTGATGATCGGCCAGGGTGTTCTGGGCCTGCTGGACTACACGCAGAACCTGTACAACTTCGGCAGCTGGCCCATCGCGCCCTATTCGGACATGAACGGCTACGGTCACTTCCTGCCGGGGCAACTGGCCTTCCAGGGTTACTGGGCGCTGTTCCTGCTGACCCTGATGTGCCTGGCCTCGGCGTTCTGGGTACGCGGTGTCAGCCAGGGCTTGCGCCAGCGCCTGGCCCTGGCCGGTCGTCGCCTGCGCGGTCCGACCGGCGCCTTTGCAGCGCTGGCGGCACTGGCCTTCATCGGTGTGGGCGGCTGGCTGTACTGGAGCACCAACATCCGCAACGAGTTCCTCTCGCCCGACCAGCAGCTGGACCTGCAGGCCCGCTACGAGCGTGAACTGTCGAAGTACCGCAACCTGCCGCAACCACGCATCGTAGCGGTGGACAACCGCGTGGACGTGTTCCCGGAAACACAGTCGATGGTGATCGACGCGAACTGGACGGTACGCAACACGCATGCCGTGCCGATCCAGGAGGTGCATGTGTCGATGGGCGATGACAAGCAGCTGGTCGCCGCCGATCTGGGCGGACAGACCCTGTCGATGCACGACGCCGACCTTGGCTACCGCATCTACCGCCTGGCTACGCCACTGCAGCCGGGTGAAAGCCGCAGCGTCCACTTCCGGGTGGTGCAGAGGCCCAACGGCATCACCGCCGGCCAGGCACCAAGCAACATCGTCGACAACGGCACCTTCTTCAACAGCCGCGTGCTGCCGTCCTTCGGCTACAACGAAGGTGCGGAGATCAGCGACCGCAACGAGCGTCGCAAGCGTGACCTCGGCGAACCGCGGCGCATGCCCAAGCTGGAAGACGAAGCCGCGCGTGCCAACACCTACATCTCCAACGATGCCGATTGGCTCGACTTCCGCACCACGGTCTGCACCGCGCCGGACCAGGTGGCGCTGGCCCCGGGCTACCTGCAGCACGAGACCACGGTGAACGGCCGGCGTTGCTTCAGCTACGCGATGGACCGCCCGATGCTGAACTTCTACGCCTACCTGTCGGCACGCTGGGAGGTGCGCAGGGCGAAGTACAAGGACCTCCCGATCGAGGTCTACTTCGATCCGGCGCACGGCTACAACGTGGACCGGATGATCGAAGCGGTGCAGAAGTCGCTGGCCTACTACGAAGCGAACTTCACGCCGTACCAGCATCGCCAGGTGCGCATCATCGAGTTCCCGGGCTATGCGCGCTTCGCACAGTCGTTCGCCAATACCATCCCCTACTCCGAGGCCATCGGTTTCATCGCCGACCTGCGTGATCCGGACAAGGTGGACTACGTGTTCTACGTGACCGCGCACGAGATCGCACACCAGTGGTGGGCGCACCAGGTGATCGGTGCCAATGTGCAGGGCGCCACGGTCCTGTCCGAGTCGCTGTCGCAGTACTCTGCGCTGATGGTGATGGAGCAGGAGTACGGCCGCCAGCACATGCGCCAGTTCCTCAAGCGCGAGCTGGACGGCTACCTGTCCGGACGCGGTGGCGAGGCCATCGAGGAGCAGCCGCTGGAGCGCGTGGAAAACCAGCAGTACATCCACTACCAGAAGGGTTCGCTGGTGTTCTACCGGCTGCGCGAGGAGATCGGCGAGCAAGCCCTGAACCGCGCCCTGAAGCGCTTCCTGCAGGACAAGGGCTACCAGCAGCCGCCGTATACCACCTCACGCGAACTGCTGGACTATATCCGTGCCGAAACGCCAGCTGATCGCCAGCAGCTGGTCACCGACCTGTTCGAGAAGATCAGTTTCTACGACAACCGCGTGATGACCGCCAGCGCCCGCAAGCGCGATGACGGTCGCTACGACGTAACCCTGGACCTGCACGCGGCCAAGCAGTACGCCGATGGCAAGGGCAAGGAGAGCGACGGCACGATGGATGACTGGGTTGAGATCGGCGTGTTCGCCAATGGGCCTTCGGGTAAGGAACGCGACCAGAAGGTGCTGTACCTGCAGCGCCACCACATCACCAGCGCCGCGCCGAAGATCACGGTGACGGTGGACGAAAAGCCGGACGAAGCAGGCTTCGACCCGTACAACAAGCTGATCGACCGGGTGAGCGATGACAACCGGCGCAAGGTGACGATGTGA
- a CDS encoding single-stranded DNA-binding protein, with amino-acid sequence MARGINKVILVGNLGNDPDVKYTQGGMAITRISLATTSVRKDKDGNQQERTEWHRVVFFGKLGEIAGEYLRKGSSVYVEGSLRYDKYTGQDGVEKYSTDIIADEMQMLGGRGEGGGGGGGGNYGGGERPQRQQAPRQEYGGGGGQRGGQGGGYGNQGGNQGGGYGNQGGNQRPQPQQAPPMDDFADDDIPF; translated from the coding sequence ATGGCGCGCGGCATCAACAAAGTCATCCTGGTCGGCAATCTCGGCAACGACCCGGACGTGAAGTACACCCAGGGTGGCATGGCGATCACCCGCATCAGCCTGGCCACCACCAGCGTCCGCAAGGACAAGGATGGCAACCAGCAGGAACGTACCGAATGGCACCGCGTGGTGTTCTTCGGCAAGCTCGGCGAAATCGCCGGCGAGTACCTGCGCAAGGGCAGCTCGGTGTATGTCGAAGGCAGCCTGCGCTACGACAAGTACACCGGCCAGGATGGCGTGGAGAAGTACTCCACCGACATCATCGCCGACGAGATGCAGATGCTGGGCGGCCGCGGTGAAGGCGGCGGTGGTGGTGGTGGTGGCAACTACGGCGGCGGCGAGCGCCCGCAGCGCCAGCAGGCGCCGCGCCAGGAGTACGGCGGTGGCGGTGGCCAGCGCGGCGGCCAGGGTGGTGGCTATGGCAACCAGGGCGGCAACCAGGGCGGTGGCTACGGCAACCAGGGTGGCAACCAGCGCCCGCAGCCGCAGCAGGCGCCGCCGATGGACGACTTCGCTGATGACGATATTCCGTTCTAA
- a CDS encoding LacI family DNA-binding transcriptional regulator produces MTIKGKATSLDIAHLAGVSQPTVSRALRGSPMVNAETRERILRIARELNYKVDKNASSLRLRNAGTLALLFFEDPTNDDSLINPFFHSMLGSITRACALHGQDLLVSFQQLSTDWQADYEDSNKADGIILLGYGDYHESRDRLQRLVEQGTHFVRWGAALPGQPGVSIGSDNFQGGHDITTHLLQQGCRRIAFLGHASSHYPEFQERYRGHVAALQEHGLAAEAALQHDAITTEASGQEACQALLARNAPVDAICAASDLIAIGAMRALREAGLRVPQDVAVTGFDDIPLAASVSPALTTVQQDTKQAGQLLVERLLALIGRQAVDSQSIPVKLVVRESSQRG; encoded by the coding sequence ATGACGATCAAAGGCAAAGCCACCTCCCTGGACATCGCCCACCTGGCCGGGGTCTCCCAGCCGACCGTGTCGCGGGCGCTCCGTGGCAGCCCGATGGTCAACGCCGAGACCCGCGAGCGCATCCTGCGCATCGCCCGCGAGCTGAACTACAAGGTCGACAAGAACGCCTCCAGCCTGCGCCTGCGCAACGCCGGAACCCTGGCCCTGCTGTTCTTCGAAGACCCGACCAACGACGACTCGCTGATCAACCCGTTCTTCCATTCGATGCTGGGCTCGATCACCCGCGCCTGCGCCCTGCATGGGCAGGACCTGCTGGTCTCGTTCCAGCAGCTGTCCACCGACTGGCAGGCCGATTACGAGGACAGCAACAAGGCCGACGGCATCATCCTGCTCGGCTACGGCGACTACCACGAATCGCGCGACCGCCTGCAGCGGCTGGTCGAACAGGGCACGCACTTCGTGCGCTGGGGCGCCGCCCTGCCCGGCCAGCCCGGTGTATCGATCGGCAGCGACAATTTCCAGGGCGGGCACGACATCACCACCCACCTGCTGCAGCAGGGCTGCCGCCGCATCGCCTTCCTTGGCCATGCCTCCAGCCATTACCCGGAATTCCAGGAACGCTACCGCGGCCATGTCGCGGCTCTGCAGGAACACGGCCTGGCTGCCGAGGCGGCGCTGCAGCACGATGCGATCACCACCGAAGCCTCCGGCCAGGAAGCCTGCCAGGCGCTGCTGGCTCGCAACGCGCCGGTCGATGCGATCTGCGCGGCCAGCGACCTGATCGCCATCGGCGCGATGCGGGCCCTGCGCGAAGCCGGCCTGCGGGTGCCGCAGGACGTGGCGGTGACCGGCTTCGATGACATCCCCTTGGCAGCATCGGTATCCCCGGCGCTGACCACCGTACAGCAGGACACCAAGCAGGCCGGGCAGCTGCTGGTGGAGCGCCTGCTGGCACTGATCGGCCGGCAGGCTGTGGACAGCCAGAGCATCCCGGTAAAGCTGGTGGTGCGGGAATCGTCGCAGCGCGGGTAG